A region of the candidate division KSB1 bacterium genome:
ATACCTTCATGAACTCAGTAGAATTGGGGCTAATTTTTGCAAGCAGGGGATCATAGCGGGATAGGTCTTTGACTGATTTAGTAAATGCTAAAATTGCTTCACCTTTCTCACGTTGCTCTAAAGGATTGATGAATTCTTGTGAATGCAACACCACAGGAATAGTCAAGATCATACCCAACAAAACCCACAGTAGTGTACAAGCTATTTTGAATAACATGCGAGTCGTCCTTAAAGTTTGTAAGTTAACAGGTCAGAAATGTCCGAAAGACTTTCTGACAAATTTCTACCCAAATAGATAATCGTCAATCAACTCTGACGACCATAATTGACCTACGTTTTTTTGTACCACTCAGCCAAGCGTTCAGAGGAAACTCCAAACCAGTACAAAATATGCAACGATGCCATTTTCAAATAAGTGCGCATAACACCGCCGGCTTTAAAACGCCTCGAAGAAGTAATTACTGGAGGGGCGATCAAAACCATATCTCCCATCTTTTTAAGACGACGGGATAGCTCAATATCTTCAAATAAACTTTGTAGCGGGAATCCTCCTGTCGCGAGATAATACTCACGGCTGAGAAAAATACCGTGATCGCCATAAAAGATTTTCGTAAAACGGAATCTTATTTTGTTAATCCATTCAGCCAGTTTTAAAATTGGGTGCCGGTCATCAAACTTCAAAATGAAACCGCCGGCAATGTGGCCATTTCCCTGCACTGTTTCAACAGCATTCAGGCAATGTTCAGGTGAAATTCTGCAGTCCGCGTGTAAGAAAAGGAGAACTTCGCCGCTTGACTTTTGTGCGCCACATGCAAGCTGCTGACCCCGCCCCCTCGGTCCCTGAATCACTGAAACATCATATTGTTCACAAATTTTTACCGAACGATCATGGGACCCACCATCAACAATAATGCATTCAATTGGAAAATCAAGATTACTTTTACAAAATTCAATGTCACTCAAAAGTCTGGGAAGCGTTGTCTCCTCATTTAAGACGGGGATGACTATACTAAGTTTCGATTGCAAGGTACTTTACTTAAGTTGGTTTAACCTTCCGTAAAATAAAATAAAAAGTAAGAATTGTCAAGTGAATATCCTGAGTTGAATATAATATTTGATACAAACTTTCGATTGATTATTTAGTTGAAAATACATAAATTGCGGTCAATTCTTTTGAAAATCAAGACCACATTTGGAGGATAAACAAATGGCGTCCGTTTCAGAGTTTCGCAATGGCATGGCCATAAGATACCACGGAAACATCTGGATAGTAAACGAATTTCAGCATGTAAAACCGGGAAAAGGCCAGGCTTTTATCAGGACAAAATTAAAACAATTGAAAACCGGCAAAGTGGTTGAAAACTCTTTTCGTCTTAGCGAGAATATCGAGGAAGTCCGCCTTGAAAATAAAGACATGCAGTACCTCTACGCGTCCGGAGATGAAATTGTGCTGATGGACAATGATACTTACGACCAAATTAATGCTCCTAAAGAAATGCTTGGAGACCAATTTAAGTTTCTCAAAGAGGGGAATCCGGTTGGGGTCCTATTTTTAGAAGGAAATATTGTCACGCTTTCGCTGCCAATGTTTATTGAGTTGGAGGTCGTTGAAGCAGCGCCAGGTGTCAAAGGCGATACCGTTTCGAATCTGCAGAAACCGGTTACACTCGAAACCGGGGCGGAAATTCAAGTTCCGCTCTTTATAAAAGAGGGTAATATTTTGAAAATCGACACGCGGGATGGCCGGTACATCGAAAGAGTAAATTGACTCAAACAAAAAAGGCCGCCTCGACGGGCGGCCTTTTTTGTCTGTTGGAAATTTAGATTAAAATCTTATTTGAAAATAAAAGAGCAAAGCATAAGCTACTACCACGCAGGCAAATAGCAATAAAAATCTCGGGTAGTAAATGCGCTTATAATGTTTAACTTCCATAAAGTCTTGCTGCCTCCGCATTAGTTGAAACTTGCCATTTTTGCATAACTTTCAATATCGGTTTAAATTTACCGAATCTGTACCACAAACATCCTTCAACCACCCATCATATCAAATCAAGACGGCCAAAACATACAACAATCAGGAGCCAAATGCAAGGCTTTTTGTTAAAATTTTGCAAAAAAACGTGTAAAATTTGTGTACAAAATGACTTGAGAATTAATTGGTAATTCGGGAGAGAACCTCAGGGTATTTTAAGCCGGATCCCGTGTTGAAAAGCACAATTTTGTCACTACGATTCACCTCACCTTTCTCTTTTAAAAGCTTTAAGGCTGCGTAAGTAGCAGCCCCTTCCGGGCAGACAATCATACCTTCTTTCTGTGCCAACTCACTCAGTGAATCGAGGATTTCTTCATCTGAAACGGAAACTGCAAGTCCGCTGCTTTCTTTAAGCGCCTGCAGAATGAGCGCATCTCCAAAAGCTTTTGGTACCCGTAATCCCGCTGCAACCGTCTCGGCATTTTCGAAAAATTCTGACTCCATTTTTCCGGCTTCGAATGCCTGTGTAATCGGATCGCAGCCGGTCGACTGCACGGAAATCATGCGCGGCAGATCGCCGGAAAGCCAGCCCAGTTCCTTTAGTTCGCCAAACGCTTTCCACATGCCGATTAAGCCGGTGCCACCGCCGGTTGGATAAATAATAACGTCAGGCAGCTGCCAGGAAAATTGCTCCGCTATCTCAAGTCCCATGGTTTTCTTACCTTCGATGCGGTACGGCTCTTTCAATGTGGAGACATCAAACCAGCCCATCTCCTCTTTCCTTTCGGCCACAATTTTACCGCAGTCGCTGATTATACCATCAACCAAGGTCACATTTGCACCGGTTAATTTCGATTCGAGATAATTGATATTTGGCACATCCTTTGGCATAAAAATAAAGCATTCCATCCCGGCGCGGATGGCATAAGACGCCAAAGCGCCGCCGGCATTTCCAGCGGTTGGAATGGCGACTTTGCTCACTCCTAATTCATGGGCTTTTGAAATTGCCATCGCCAGGCCGCGCGCTTTAAAACTGCCCGTCGGAATTTGGGAGTCATCCTTCACCCAAATATTATCTAAACCCATTCGAGGCTGCAATTTTATGAGCGGTGTAAACCCCTCTCCCAAAGTTATGATATGTCTCTCGTCTAAAACCGGTAAAAGCTCATAGTAACGCCAGAGGTTTGTTTCTCTACCCGAAAAAATATCTCTGCTTAACTCCGACTTTGCTTTTTCCAGGTCATAAATGGCTAAAAGCGGTTTGTTGCAAGAAGTGCAAAATGTTTGCAATTCTCGAGGGTCGAACTTTTCCTGACACTTGCTGCAGATGAGATGGGAAAGATATGATTTCATGATTTTATATTATGTTTGTTATTAGAATTTGATTAAGTGTTTTAGAAAAAGGCGCTTCTTGTCATGCCCGAATTCTTTTAATCGGGCATCCATGCTTATAAGAAAAACTGGATACCTGCTAGAAACATGCAGGCATGACATCTGAGGTGTTTGTGGTTATTCTTCTTCGCCTCCGAAATACAAATAGCGATTGATTAAACTCACATACGAGCTCCATTTGCGGCCGGGCTCTTTTTCTCTTTTTGTAATTCTCTGGTAGGCATTCGCATTCGAGTCTATTTCATCAGCATAATAAAGAATCAGTCCTTCCAATGTCATGGGTACAACCGGGGAGGCATGCTCCAACTTGCCCTGGTGACTTAAAATAAGATGAGTCAATTCCATTTCTAAATCCTTAGGAAAATCTCTTATC
Encoded here:
- a CDS encoding threonine synthase, which translates into the protein MKSYLSHLICSKCQEKFDPRELQTFCTSCNKPLLAIYDLEKAKSELSRDIFSGRETNLWRYYELLPVLDERHIITLGEGFTPLIKLQPRMGLDNIWVKDDSQIPTGSFKARGLAMAISKAHELGVSKVAIPTAGNAGGALASYAIRAGMECFIFMPKDVPNINYLESKLTGANVTLVDGIISDCGKIVAERKEEMGWFDVSTLKEPYRIEGKKTMGLEIAEQFSWQLPDVIIYPTGGGTGLIGMWKAFGELKELGWLSGDLPRMISVQSTGCDPITQAFEAGKMESEFFENAETVAAGLRVPKAFGDALILQALKESSGLAVSVSDEEILDSLSELAQKEGMIVCPEGAATYAALKLLKEKGEVNRSDKIVLFNTGSGLKYPEVLSRITN
- the efp gene encoding elongation factor P; translation: MASVSEFRNGMAIRYHGNIWIVNEFQHVKPGKGQAFIRTKLKQLKTGKVVENSFRLSENIEEVRLENKDMQYLYASGDEIVLMDNDTYDQINAPKEMLGDQFKFLKEGNPVGVLFLEGNIVTLSLPMFIELEVVEAAPGVKGDTVSNLQKPVTLETGAEIQVPLFIKEGNILKIDTRDGRYIERVN
- a CDS encoding TIGR04283 family arsenosugar biosynthesis glycosyltransferase; translation: MQSKLSIVIPVLNEETTLPRLLSDIEFCKSNLDFPIECIIVDGGSHDRSVKICEQYDVSVIQGPRGRGQQLACGAQKSSGEVLLFLHADCRISPEHCLNAVETVQGNGHIAGGFILKFDDRHPILKLAEWINKIRFRFTKIFYGDHGIFLSREYYLATGGFPLQSLFEDIELSRRLKKMGDMVLIAPPVITSSRRFKAGGVMRTYLKMASLHILYWFGVSSERLAEWYKKT